One bacterium genomic window, CAGCCATCGTCTTCGACGTTGGCCGAGGAGGGGGGCTCTGTCAGGGTGATCAGCTTGCATGACGGTATCGACCATTTCCGGTGGTGTCGGTTTTCATCGGGCGAAATATACACCCGACGGGGCGAACGTGCAAAAGAATGCTGTGAGGCGACCGGATCCTGCAGTGAACGGCGTGGCGTTAAAAAAACTTGCCATGCTGGTCGGTCCAGTCTATCCTGACGGCACTACAACAAGCGAAATCTTCGAAGTGAGCAAAGGAAGATGCCATGAGACTGTTTATTATTCTGTCACTGTTGACTGTCCTGATCGTTGGATGCGGCGGCGGCGGCCGGACGGTCACCCGCCTGGATTCCAATCAGGTGACCGACCTGAGCGGCGGCTGGAACGACACCGATGCCCGTCTGGTAGCCGAGGAGATGGTCAAAGATGCTCTGGGCCGCCCCTGGCTGATCGAATTCTCCCGGTCGACCGGCAATAAGCCGGTGGTGACGGTGGGGACGATCCGGAACCAGACCTCCGAGCATATTAATACTGAGACATTCTCCAAGGATTTTGAGCGGGAATTGATCAATTCCGGGCAGGTCCGTTTTGTGGCGGCCCGCAATCAGCGCGACGAGATCCGGGATGAGCGTCAGGAACAGCAGGAGTTTGCCTCGCGCGAAACAGTGAAGAAACTTCGCGAAGAGACCGGTGCGGATTTCGTGCTTCTGGGCTCGGTGAAAGATATCGTCGATGAGATCGAGGGGACCAAGACAGTTTTCTATCAGACCGATTTCGAGTTGATCAACGTTGAGTCGACCGAGAAGGTCTGGATCGGCACAAAGAAGATCAAAAAAGGGATCGCCCAGGGCAGTAAGAAGTGGTAGTCGCGTAATACTGTGACCAAGCGGATACTCTTACTTTTTCTTTCCGGTCTGCTTCTGCTGTCCGGGTGCGGGACGATGCGGACCCAGAAGG contains:
- a CDS encoding penicillin-binding protein activator LpoB, which translates into the protein MRLFIILSLLTVLIVGCGGGGRTVTRLDSNQVTDLSGGWNDTDARLVAEEMVKDALGRPWLIEFSRSTGNKPVVTVGTIRNQTSEHINTETFSKDFERELINSGQVRFVAARNQRDEIRDERQEQQEFASRETVKKLREETGADFVLLGSVKDIVDEIEGTKTVFYQTDFELINVESTEKVWIGTKKIKKGIAQGSKKW